A genomic window from Leptolyngbya sp. BL0902 includes:
- a CDS encoding glycosyltransferase family 4 protein, producing MKWSVAAPFIDVENITTTDPWLVPYVPGNNHELTIIPRPEPLPKWHTRKSKYTSVREWSVYMRHASSALNASTEGIITAYPQLPAAIGLQQALRFRKKPVIAWIFNVGTCSTGLRRKLAQFSLKDVNYFIVHTRREVNIYSQWLGLPKSRFEFVPYTGSEIPIEYHEDTENPFITSLGSAHRDFPTFFEAVKRLNLKTVVATSESAVQGVAVPEQVELPFGISRDDCLRLAQQARLSVLPLLPKKDVTAAGQVTIIDAMMMGRPLILTNLYGADDYVIHGETGWLVKPNCVDSMTEAIDTLWHDHDLRRRISHNARAYALEHFSFSASGRQLGQVLDRFSF from the coding sequence ATGAAATGGTCTGTAGCTGCACCCTTCATCGATGTTGAAAATATAACTACTACCGATCCATGGCTGGTTCCCTATGTGCCTGGAAATAATCATGAATTAACTATTATTCCCCGCCCAGAGCCACTGCCAAAATGGCACACACGCAAGTCAAAGTACACCTCAGTACGGGAATGGTCAGTCTACATGAGACACGCCTCTAGCGCCTTGAACGCCTCGACAGAGGGCATCATAACTGCCTATCCTCAATTGCCTGCCGCCATAGGGCTCCAACAAGCACTACGATTTCGTAAAAAACCTGTAATCGCGTGGATCTTCAATGTGGGAACTTGCAGCACTGGGCTCCGTCGCAAATTGGCTCAGTTTAGCTTAAAAGATGTCAATTATTTTATCGTCCATACTCGTCGCGAGGTGAATATCTATAGCCAATGGCTAGGCTTGCCCAAAAGTCGTTTTGAGTTTGTCCCCTACACTGGCTCAGAAATTCCCATTGAATACCATGAAGACACTGAGAACCCCTTTATCACATCGCTTGGATCTGCTCATCGGGATTTTCCAACTTTCTTTGAAGCCGTCAAGAGATTAAACCTAAAAACTGTTGTGGCCACTAGCGAATCAGCCGTTCAGGGCGTTGCAGTTCCAGAACAGGTTGAATTGCCCTTTGGCATCAGTCGCGACGATTGCCTCCGACTTGCCCAGCAGGCACGTCTCAGTGTACTTCCATTGCTTCCTAAAAAAGACGTTACCGCTGCGGGTCAAGTAACCATCATTGATGCCATGATGATGGGTCGGCCTCTCATTTTAACTAATCTCTACGGGGCCGATGATTATGTTATTCATGGAGAAACGGGATGGCTTGTCAAGCCAAACTGTGTGGACAGCATGACTGAAGCCATCGATACGCTGTGGCATGATCACGATCTACGCAGACGTATCAGCCATAATGCTCGGGCC